Proteins from a single region of Halarsenatibacter silvermanii:
- a CDS encoding NifB/NifX family molybdenum-iron cluster-binding protein — MKKIAVPTEEGKVAAHFGRCPEYTLMQTENGEINKTQVIDNPGHKPGFLPRFLDDKGVDCIIAGGMGRRAINIFHDNDIEVVTGAEGEIESCVQAFLNDNLDEAGNICDHDQHHERGGHGCGH; from the coding sequence ATGAAAAAAATCGCAGTTCCGACTGAAGAGGGAAAGGTAGCAGCACATTTTGGACGCTGTCCGGAATACACTCTTATGCAGACAGAAAATGGGGAGATAAATAAAACCCAGGTAATTGATAATCCAGGCCATAAACCAGGTTTTTTGCCCCGCTTTCTTGACGACAAAGGTGTGGACTGTATAATTGCAGGTGGTATGGGGAGAAGAGCGATTAATATATTTCACGACAACGATATTGAAGTTGTTACAGGCGCAGAAGGTGAAATCGAATCCTGCGTACAGGCATTTTTGAATGATAATCTGGATGAAGCGGGAAATATTTGTGATCATGACCAGCATCATGAACGCGGCGGCCATGGATGCGGTCATTAA
- a CDS encoding ATP-binding protein has product MKKLTVISGKGGTGKTTFAANLAFLADNAVLADCDVDAPNLHLLMAPEIIESESYHGAKLAVKNNKLCSDCGNCREICSFNAIDAENEIKEYKCEGCGLCVAICPENAIKLQQRKTGEIYYSNSRSGPMVHARLKIGAENSGKLVSRVKNEAESWAERDEYELLIIDGSPGVGCPVIASLGGADGALIVAEPTETGISDLKRIVEVVEHFSIPAYMVINKYDINIELTHYIADYCKENNIPLWGKVPFDESVVEAMQEGELVVDYARDSSAAESLFEIWKLIDEIFRQDSSSVESLK; this is encoded by the coding sequence ATGAAAAAATTAACTGTTATAAGTGGTAAGGGAGGAACAGGTAAAACTACCTTCGCCGCCAATCTGGCCTTTTTAGCAGATAATGCAGTTCTGGCAGACTGTGATGTTGATGCTCCCAATCTTCATTTATTAATGGCACCCGAGATAATCGAAAGTGAGTCCTATCATGGGGCCAAACTGGCCGTGAAAAATAATAAATTGTGTTCTGATTGTGGAAATTGCCGGGAAATATGCAGCTTCAATGCTATCGATGCTGAAAATGAAATTAAGGAATACAAATGTGAGGGCTGCGGTTTATGTGTGGCCATATGTCCTGAAAATGCAATTAAACTTCAGCAAAGGAAAACGGGTGAAATTTATTATTCTAATTCTCGCTCGGGACCGATGGTCCATGCCAGATTGAAAATAGGAGCTGAAAATTCCGGAAAACTGGTGAGCAGGGTAAAAAATGAGGCAGAAAGCTGGGCAGAAAGAGATGAATATGAGCTGCTTATCATCGATGGCTCACCCGGGGTGGGCTGTCCGGTTATCGCTTCTCTGGGAGGAGCGGATGGAGCTCTTATCGTTGCTGAACCTACTGAGACGGGAATATCTGACCTGAAAAGAATAGTTGAAGTGGTTGAGCACTTTTCGATTCCCGCTTATATGGTGATAAATAAATATGATATAAATATAGAATTAACTCATTATATTGCTGATTATTGTAAAGAAAATAATATTCCGCTGTGGGGAAAAGTTCCTTTTGATGAATCAGTAGTAGAAGCCATGCAGGAAGGCGAATTGGTCGTTGATTATGCCAGGGATAGCAGTGCAGCAGAGAGCTTATTTGAGATCTGGAAACTAATAGATGAAATTTTTCGGCAGGATTCTTCCTCAGTGGAGTCTTTAAAATAA
- a CDS encoding ATP-binding protein yields the protein MKITVMSGKGGTGKTTAATNLALALENVQFLDADVEEPDAGLFLKPDISRKPETIYRNIPEIKQDKCNNCRDCIDFCEYNALMMLGEKIIVYPEVCGSCGGCRIICPENAIKDKKREVGKITGSKSKDNPAIIDFWQGELTIGEASAVPLIQELKKKINKDKTVIIDAPPGATCPTIESASDSDFVVLVTEPTPFGLHDLEIAVDLVEKLGKQYAVIINRSQPEADKKIEDFCSEKDIDILLKIPFSREIAELYSRGIPFVERMKDWQEKFRQVVFDIEEMTA from the coding sequence ATGAAAATTACTGTGATGAGCGGTAAAGGGGGGACGGGCAAGACCACTGCAGCTACCAACCTGGCTCTGGCCCTGGAAAATGTTCAGTTTTTGGATGCCGATGTTGAAGAACCCGATGCAGGCCTTTTTTTAAAACCGGATATTTCTCGAAAGCCGGAGACGATATATCGTAATATACCGGAGATAAAACAGGATAAATGCAATAACTGCAGGGATTGCATAGATTTCTGTGAATATAACGCTCTTATGATGCTGGGAGAAAAGATAATTGTGTATCCGGAAGTATGCGGCAGCTGTGGTGGCTGCAGAATAATATGTCCGGAAAATGCTATCAAAGATAAAAAGAGGGAAGTAGGCAAAATAACAGGGAGTAAAAGTAAAGACAATCCGGCCATTATTGATTTCTGGCAGGGAGAATTGACTATCGGAGAAGCTTCCGCGGTGCCTCTAATCCAGGAATTGAAGAAAAAAATAAATAAAGATAAGACGGTGATTATTGATGCTCCTCCAGGAGCTACATGTCCGACTATAGAAAGCGCCAGCGATAGTGACTTTGTTGTTCTGGTCACGGAGCCCACGCCTTTTGGGCTTCACGACCTCGAAATAGCTGTCGACCTGGTTGAAAAGCTGGGGAAACAGTATGCCGTGATTATAAATCGCTCTCAGCCTGAGGCAGATAAAAAAATAGAAGATTTCTGCTCTGAAAAAGATATAGATATACTGCTGAAGATCCCTTTTTCCCGGGAAATTGCCGAGCTTTATTCTCGTGGAATACCTTTTGTAGAAAGAATGAAAGACTGGCAGGAAAAATTCCGGCAGGTTGTGTTTGATATTGAGGAGATGACAGCATGA